From a single Nicotiana tomentosiformis chromosome 2, ASM39032v3, whole genome shotgun sequence genomic region:
- the LOC138905945 gene encoding uncharacterized protein gives MAVVMSNSNGKICLFIDVVVVWELVMKIEQQVIIKLYHQDIGQYIMCTFVYAKCSSIERLELWDNLYYLASDMDLPWVVGGDFNVVLHEDEKIGGMTATKEVLSPGEMVDQMQSTVFPTIDVFPTIDVEHLIKTSSDHAHLFMSCGEQDTNFIKPFRFLNFWTNREIFKEVVRQNWIADLIGDPHLIFKQKLKRVKIALTKWSKETYGGIFEQLAIREDTVKVTKILFEEEPTVCSMI, from the exons ATGGCTGTTGTTATGTCTAATAGTAATGGGAAGATCTGTCTTTTCATTGATGTTGTTGTAGTGTGGGAATTAGTGATGAAAATTGAACAACAGGTGATTATCAAACTGTATCATCAGGATATTGGCCAATACATCATGTGTACATTTGTATATGCTAAATGTTCTTCAATTGAGAGGCTGGAATTGTGGGATAATTTGTATTATCTTGCAAGTGATATGGATTTACCTTGGGTTGTTGGTGGTGATTTCAATGTTGTGCTACATGAAGATGAGAAGATTGGAGGAATGACA GCTACAAAGGAAGTCCTTTCACCTGGTGAAATGGTAGACCAAATGCAGAGT ACTGTATTCCCTACCATTGATGTATTCCCTACCATTGATGTAGAACATCTCATTAAGACTAGCTCAGACCATGCTCATCTATTCATGAGTTGTGGTGAACAAGATACTAACTTCATCAAGCCTTTTAGGTTCCTAAACTTTTGGACTAATCGTGAAATATTTAAGGAGGTGGTTAGGCAGAACTGGATTGCTGATCTTATTGGTGATCCACATCTCATATTCAAGCAAAAACTAAAGAGGGTGAAGATTGCTCTAACTAAATGGAGCAAGGAAACATATGGAGGCATATTCGAACAACTTGCTATTAGGGAAGACACTGTGAAGGTGACGAAGATACTTTTTGAAGAAGAACCTACAGTTTGTTCAATGATCTAG